TAATGTATGAGTATAAATCTATGATTATACATGCTCATGTTGTTATAGtgctgtggatgtgtttttattgatacaATGCAGTGTTGTTACACACTGGGAACTACCATCTGTGATACTGGAAAAATAGACATGATCCACTGCAACAGACACTTGATGGCATCATCACACATGCCCCACGGATCACACAGTATCCAGGTTATGTCAGAAGTGAACATAAAACAAGCTTCATTTCACTGTGGCACATCAGATAATGAATTATTTTTGAGGATAacagtgaaacacaacagatgtttGACAAGTTCAAAACTTTATTGAAAGCAAATGtatatatttcaaatatatttgaaaTTAGTCTCAATAACAAGAACCAGAGTACACACTTTATCTGATCATCTCCAATAATCAGATTATTAACAGCTTTAACATACATTTCATTGTCATATTTTCTTTCACACATCCACTGTTTCACAAACCCAGAAATTGTTTTGTGAACAAGGTATGTCATTCCATTTCAATAAAGGGTCATGGTCATCCACTGGGATCTCTGCACAATCCTCTTCTCCATAGTTGTCAGGCTGTGAAGGTAACCAATACctgtgaagagaaaacagagcagaaatcaCTTTTCTTCACAGTTTCTGTGTGGACTGTGATTCTGCTGACTGTACTCAGCTCCAGCTTTAGGgtgagtaaattatattcatcTAAAACTTTCATCCACATATCATGACAATGAGAGCTAAACTTGACTTCAAATAATACAGCTGAGTTATTGTTATGTGTACATCATTAAATGAGACTGAGATTGAAGAATAATGATAAGTGTCAGTCCCCACTGTTACTTTGGAGTTGTGAGTTAATAAGAACAACTGCCtgacttgtttttctgaaaCTTTTGAAATTTGTTATTTGATTTGATGAATTGCCATGGAATTTTTTACAGACAAccatggtctccagaggatgaattctaattactttggtgatcctctgacttttcatcgGTCAAAATTGGAATTTGTCAAATAGATTTTTGACAAAATACCTGGTCATTCCCATCTGCCTcagctgttctttgtgtttactgctaattataacacaactttttgttttgttttttgatacCTTGTGCTCAGAGCTGACCCATCCACCCATTTCCAGACACCCTCCTCTTCTTGGTCAGTCAGCCCGATCCAAACTCTTTTGTTGAGAGCAATAAGAAATCgctgtttgaaagaaaaattaagaTACATGAGACATGATAGTTAAACACAATAGCACAAAAACACTAGGTGTGCTTTCATCATTGTTGAGTACTTATCAGTAGAATTCATAAATGAATTctagataataaaaaaaaattctaattgAATATTATATAGGGTATTTTTGTCTCACCTGTTCTTCTTCACTATTGATGATCACCAGGTCAGTTCCTTTCTGCCGACAATCCTCTGTGCTCTCCTCCCAGGTCTTCTGCTCAGAGGATATGTAGTAATATTTGGAGCCAAAACTTCTCCAGCACCCACAGTGACGTTTGTCTGTGTCAACACCATCAAAGTAACATCATCATTCACAGTAATCAATTTTCATTCATGTCCTGAACTGAGCCCCTTGAAAGAGCAAACACAGTTATTTCAAGTGAATCAGTGACTTAACTGTTCCTTAATTCATACATTTACAAGTGATGGGGTGTCATTTTGATCATACATTAGATGAATATGAAGGAAGCACTGAAGCACTGAGAGGTGCTTTCTTCTATTCCATGTTAGTTCtttagtaataaataaataaataaataacatggcTTAGAGTATAAAAGGctgtgaaacagctgcagtgcaCACAGAATCATACATTAGATGAAAGATATTTCTGAAGCACTGTGAGGTTCTTTTCTTAGTCCATGTTAGATGGAGGACCAGAGGGTCATCAAAGAGTTATCCActgaggaccatgaatattAAATGGCATAGCAATAATTGCTGACAGACCTTTCCCATGTAAAGCTGATATATCAATAATGAACTTACAAAGCACATAAGCACTGAATCAAACTTTGAGTGATTGTGTCagcaaaaatgaagaaataaataattaccTTGAATCATTCTTTGAAAATCTTTTCTCTCATTGTTCATCTCTTCAAACCTTTTTTGAAGTTGGTCTTGTTCTTCAGCCAGGATGTTGTAGCTGTTCTTTaactcatttctctctctagtCAGGATGTTGTAGCTGGTCTGTAGCTGCTCTAATTTTTCAGTCAGGTTGTTGTAACTGTTGTTTaactcatttctctctctagtCAGGTTGCTGTAGTCGGTCTGTATCTGGACCATCTCCTTTTCCCACTCAGACCTGCCTCGGGTGTCTGTAatagcacaaacaaacaaactgttaacCATTATCACCTGCTGTGCACTCTATGAGCTTACCAACTCACTACTCACAGAGGAAAACCAGAGTTATGAGTCCAGccaggaggagaagacacagCAGACccagaaacactgcagcagctctgcaggaacTCTTCTTTATATCGTCAGCACCTGAAACTAGAAGTCAGTATTTATCATGTGTTTGTTGCTCCATGTGAACTCAAATAAAACTGTGTAGCGTAAACTTATTTTGGCTCTAGATATTGTTTCTCTGAGAATAATGATTATAGAGAAATAATTTGCAACAGCCAATAGGAAACTTGATGTTGATCAGATTAAGTTTTCATAGacaacatttgttttctgccagAATATTTGTAGTgtgtagtgactacagcatcATTAATggtttttatggttatgttcaAGAGCTCACAGCACTCGGTTAAAGTCAGGAAAGGATCATGGTGTGGTTTAACACGAAAGGTGTCACAGTCATTTCagacacagtgtgtttatttacaggGGAGACTGTGATCACAAACCCTGATCTCTGGTAACACGGTCCTGCCATCCACCCCAGCTGCCTCTTTGTGCATCTGGCTCAGTTCATAAATACAGCgcttatgttaaaaaaaagaattaactAAAAACCATGAACATGATCATGATCCAACCAGTAATTTAGTCTATATGGATGTAATTTCTAGGCAACCAAGTTGCTCTATTGCAGTGTTGGTCAGTCACAATACAACTCAATagatacatatatttatatttcattttgataGTAGTATGTTGCTCTAAGCACTGCTATATGCCTGAGAATGAGAGAATGTCAAAGTGGGTctgtaatgttatttttctctgttttttctgcagtaaatatAAACTATTTGTTCTTCATGCTGGGTTTGTGTAGGTGTAATCCCTTCAGTTTTAAATACTGCTATTTAATCTAAACGAGGTAGATTATTGATATGTCCTCTCCATAACATCTGTACATTGACAGAGCTAAGCATATTGTAACTTTGCTTTTCGatttcatttttgacatgtaTTCATCCGTTGTAAGTTTCTTCTGGTCTTAAGCTAAAAACCATAAATGACAAGAAACTAGACTCTTACTCTTTTCtcccttgacctttgaccatccCCATTAATGAACAATGTTTTTTCTgacaagttttcttttttctttttaaagaaaatattgtctgttctgtgtttgtgtgtgtctgtgtgtaaggaatgtccacatacagtatttgcatgAACCTGCAGTCAACGTCCTATTAGATTATATGTaaagctgtgtgtctgtttgcatgttCATTACCTGAGAGTGCAGGTCCAGTCCTGTGTGGTCCCTGAGCATGactcttgttttcattttcataaatattttctgaaaatgttttcctcttgcGTCGATTATATGATGGTTCTTCTACATTGCCGTAGATATGTTGATCCATTTCGTATATTACTAGTTCAGTTTGGTCTTGAGGTGTTAATGATCCTCAGGGTCTTGAGAGTGTGCCTCTGTACTGTGCTCAGACAACTATGATACCTAGTTAACAGATAGCAGCACAATTATTCACACATTTGATTCTCTGctcaacaggaaactgagggCTGGAGGGATGTATGACCACAAGTAGTTTCTGTTGTACCAGTACtatatgtattattattatttgcatcTGTTTTACTGAAGGACAGGAGCATAGAAAATATCCTAATAATCCATAATTCAAATAATTCAAACCACAATTTTAATTAGCTGAACATTGAGGCACCCATTATCTGTGGACACTACACCATAGAAAAAACAAGTAACGAGTAATCACATGAGGCGGCCAGAAACAGATACCATATAGATATGAATGTTAGATTTACTttatgtctgctggatgtgaaaGTAAACATTTCTTGTGTATCTAGTGGCCAAAAATGGATTAAATCAGATTTGaatttgacataaaaaaaaacatgcactatttatattatatacaatatttttctgtcctgtctcaCATCTTGTTTGACTTTCTTTCATATGCAGCAACTTTTCCTGACTCTGTTCCTCAGTCCTTAGAAGGAAGTAACCTCCAATTCCTGAGAATCTTTCAGTGAATGCAGGAAAGCTGATAACACTTCACAGTCTCCTATTACATTAACTATATAACAGCAAATCTTCACCCAGAAATGATGGCTTGATCCAAAAATGACCCAAAACTCTTTGGAAACATGTGGTGTAGTTAAAAGAAAACTGGCCAAAATTCAGTCACTATCATTGTATGTATTCAGATTATTTAagttcatttaatatttttattgagACTAATTAAGTTAATTCTCAATCTTAGGatcatatttgaaaaaataatctcaCCACAGCATCCCTTCAGTAACTGTTCTAGAGCTGCTGTTATCACAGCTGGGCAACTCCATCGGCTACAAGAAGGTCGTGCTCCAGAAAGCTTCTTCACTGAATGGTGATattgttttgttaaatatatttactgttttttaaaccCATAAGCGCCCAGactcctttctcctctttagAAAAATTATAAATTATGGGGGatataaaacagactaaatggaCCACATGCAACACATTTCCAAaaaagtttcactttttaatataactttttatttttgggggGACTTCATGAGTTAAAAGTCAATTATGAGGAACTTTCCACAGCATTTAAAAGGTTGGTGACACCTGTGTCACCATGGGTTCTTATGggacaaaaataataatggcTGAAACTACAGTTAAACTGAGatgaaatgaaaccaaaaatCTTTAGTctaagttttttctttttgacttttCAGCAGGCTAAAGATCAACAGACCACAGCTCAGATCACAGCTAACTGTCAACACTGGTCTGCGGTCAGCACATTAGAGCTCAGAGCTGACAgagatcagtgtgtgtctgcaagagGCATAGCTGAGACCGAGCAGCATTGCTGTGGTGTTGCTGTGCTGAGAATAGACTTCACCACAGTAAGTAAAGCACATgtaaatgttcatgttcatttgcTCTTATAGTTGTGACTGTGTAAACTTATTTTATACCTTGCAAACCATGTAATTTATGTAGGTAAAATACATAGAAATcaaatctcacattttccatggtggaagtttgttgtgttgctttTGTCAGTTTCTCTGAGTCTTTAGTCCTTGTGTGAAACTTGAGAGAAACTTTTCTTGAccatttgatgttttgtttacGTTCAAAAGATGATCATGTAGAAATGATGCACCTGGAGACAAACATAGCAACCATGGAATCCTCAGCCTCCATTTTGTGCACACCAGTTTTTACAGACACATCTCACCTCTGTGatctgatgttttattcagtccATCTGCAACAGACCTGAGATCAAACCCATGTCTAACTATGTAGAAATGTTCACATCTGACAGTGTCCTCAGTCATATTGTTCTTATTCTTTATTGGACCTTGGCTTATATGTCAGAGAGGCTCTGTCTCCCACTCTCCAGCAAATCTCATGCCACTGAGAGGAAACCACAAAACTATTCCCTGATTGAAAGTTTAGATATGTAGTTTTCAAGGCTATGTCCACACACAGGACAACATCATCATTTAAACAGAtctcatgacaaaaacaaaacatatctgTAAAGTATACATCTTAGAGAAATGGAGCAAAGTGGATATTGAGCCCAACTCTTTCCTCAAATTAATAATGTTTCAACCAGTCAAATAAATTCACTTTTCCAATAACAATTATGGACCCAGGATGTGATAGCAGTCCTCCACCACTTGAGGGCGCAGTAGAACAACACATTTCAGCAGAGCGAAAATTGGTTCCAACTTACCTTGCATCGTCATTTTATATATTAGattattacagtaaaatgtcaagaaataaatgaagacagaaataatTCCTAAATTGCAGATACTGAAATCTATGATAATAGATGCTCATGTTATTATGGTGCAGTggacatgtttttattaatacaATACACcatttttcaaaatcattttgcaCACTTTACCTCCAAGATCAATTGCTGGTATTAAGCATCCAGGTTAGTAGTGCAGCCATGTCAGAAGTAAAACATAATCTTGAGATTGTCACCTCAACGTAGCTTCATTTAACCTTTTCACAGTGAAACATAAGATAAAAAAATTATTCTACAAGGATGACAGTGAAATAAGATATTTGACAAGTTCAAAAGTTTattgaaaacaaatatatttgaaaatgtttataCTGAACATAAGTTTTACCATAGAAAATATTATATGCAAAGACATTTAGCAGAGATCAAAGAGACACAATGGATAACCTGGTAAGTGTGTAGGACTCTTATTTAGACTCAAACACATTATCTGATCATCTCCAATGATCAAATTATTAACAGCTTTAACGTACAtttcactgtcacattttctgtcatacaTCCACTGTTTCACAAACCCAGTAATTGTTTTGTGAACAAGGTATGTCATTCCATTTCAAAAAAGATCTATGGACATTCACTTTCATCTCTGCACAATCCTCTTCTCTATAGTTGTCAGGCTGTGAAGGTAACCAATTCctgtgaagagaaaacagagcagaaatcaCTTTTCTTCACAGTTTCTGTGTGGACTGTGATTCTGCTGACTGTACTCAGCTCCAGCTTCAGGgtgagtaaattatattcattTCTCATGTTGTGTTAGCCACACTAGCAGTGAGGCTCTATGGacaacagtgtcagtgttggtttgtCGGTCAGTATAAAACTCTCCAGTCCAAATATCATGCAAATAAATTGTCAAATACTTGTTTTTTGATACCTTGTGCTCAGAGCTGTCCCATCCACCCATTTCCAGACACCCTCCTTTTCTTGGTCAGTCAGCCCGATCCAAACTCTTTTATTGAGATCAATAAGAAATTGctatttgaaagaaaaattaagaTAATTAAGCATGCTGGTGCCATCTTTgctgcaacaacacagaaacagtaaaattCATAAATGAATTCTagataaataattttaaattattctaATTGAATATTATATAGGGTATTTTTGTCTCACCTGTTCTTCTTCACTATTGATGATCACCAGGTCAGTTCCTTTCTGCCGACAATCCTCTGTGCTCTCCTCCCAGGTCTTCTGCTCAGAGGATATGTAGTAATATTTGGAGCCAAAACTTCTCCAGCACCCACAGTGACATTTGTCTGTGtcaacaccacaaaaacacactcaacacCAACAAAGTAAAGTTAGCACTGAGGCACTGTGAGGTACTTTCTCCTATTCCATGTTAGTTCTTAGTACTTGTTAGTAAACcagattcaaaaataaaaaatatgacacGGCTAAGAGTCTAAAAGGCTATAAAATAGCAGCAGTGTTCAATATCATAAATAAGTGTTGTAAGTGTGAGGTCCTCATGGGGTCATCCTTGGAAGAGAGAGACTTAAAATATCTATAATAATACTATCATTACAATCTGCCTATGCACATGAGCTGAATTTTGGTCTGTTGACAGTGCTTGAGGGGAAGTCAGTAAACCTGAACTCTGTTAACCATAATCACCTGCTGTGGGCTCTATTTGCTTACCAACTAACTATGTGGTGTCATTTTGATCATACATTAGATGAATATGAAGGAAGCACTGAAGCACTGAAAGATGCTTTCTTCTATTCCATGTTAGTTCtttagtaaaaaataaaataaatgaataacatgGCTTAGAATATAAAAGGctgtgaaacagctgcagtgcaCACAGAATCATACATTAGATGAAAGATATTTCTGAAGCACTGTGAGGTTCTTTTTCCTAGTCCATGTTAGATGGAGGACCAGAGGGTCATCAAAGAGTTATCCActgaggaccatgaatattAAATGTCATAGCAATCATTGCTGACAGACCTTTCCCATGTAAAGCTGATATATCAATAATGAACTTACAAAGCACATAAGCACTGAATCAAACTTTGAGTGGTTGTGTCagcaaaaatgaagaaataaataattaccTTGAATCATTCTTTGAAAATCTTTTCTCTCATTGTTCATCTCTTCAAACCTTTTTTGAAGTTGGTCTTGTTCTTCAGCCAGGATGTTGTAGCTGTTGTTTaactcatttctctctctagtCAGGTTGCTGTAGTCGGTCTGTATCTGGACCATCTCCTTTTCCCACTCAGACCTGCCTCGGATGTCTGTGTttggcacaaacaaacaaactgttaacCATTATCACCTGCTGTGCACTCTATGAGCTTACCAACTCTCTACTCACAGAGGAAAACCAGAGTTATGAGTCCAGccaggaggagaagacacagCAGACccagaaacactgcagcagctctgcaggaacTCTTCTTTACATCTTCAGCACCTGAAACTAGAAGTCAGTATTTATCATGTGTTTGTTGCTCCatgtgaaatcaaataaaactgtGTAGCGTAAACTTATTTTGGCTCTAGATATTGTTTCTCTGAGAATAATGATTATAGAGAAATAATTTGCAACAGCCAATAGGAAACTTGATGTTGATCAGATTAAGTTTTCATAGacaacatttgttttctgccagAATATTTGTAGTgtgtagtgactacagcatcATTAATggtttttatggttatgttcatgagctcacagcacttggttaaagtcaggaaaagatcatggtgtggtttaacacagaaaaggtGTCAGTCATTtcagacacaatgtgtttatttgcattcaaccaaaaccacattttttccCTAACCTTTACCAAAGTGCCTCTATTGCCCAATCACAGCTGATACCGtggacactgcagcagctctgcaggaacTCTTCTTTACATCGTCAGCACCTGAAACTAGAAGTCAGTATTTATCATGTGTTTGTTCCTTTTGATTTGTGAAATCAAGTCAACTCATTCAGTATTTTTAGCCACtctagcagcatggctctagaTAAAATGTGTCATAGAATAATGTTCTTATACCACTAATTTACAACAGCCATTACGTTTTAAAGGGCACTAAATCTcaatcagattttgttttctattaacaaatgaggaaatgggtcacaaatatgttgatactgaacagtaaaatgttcatgtgttttctgtagtgactacagcatcattaaacttttctttaaaatcatCATATCATGTTTAAGACCTCACACTGCTTGATTAAAGTCAAGAAAAGATCATAGTCTGGTTTAAcaagaaaaagttcacagtaaCTTCAGACACAAAGTGTTTATTTGCACCAAAACCATGTCTGTACACTGACAGAGCTACACAGCCAAAAACTAATAATTGTCTGACAAAGATCAGTTTAAAAGGATGTAGGGTGTGACCATGGTTATTAgttcaataaaataaattgagCGCAgtatattaaaacacatttgagaATCCAGTATTATCAGTGTACTACAACAACATTTGACAATCATGTGTTGAACTGATGACATCTGTGAATTAGAACTACAGTAATGTTTTGAGATGTTTCTGAAAcctctgaaaaacaagacaatatgTTGTGAAATGAGTAAATATGAATTTGTCTATACAGACATATTTGAACTTTGCTATTTAATTGCAGTTTTGACATGTATTCATCCATTGTGAGTTTCTTCTGGTCTTAAGCTGAAACTATAAATGACATGAAACTATACTCTtacccttttctctctctggcccttttattttctccattaacaTTTTGGTTAtcagtcctttttttgtttcttttgacaaattgttttagaaaatgtcttctgttctgtgtttgtgtgtgtctgtgtgtaaggaatgtccacatacagtatttgcatgAACCTGCAGTCAACGTCCTATTAGATTATATGTAAAGCTGTGTGCCTGTTTGCATGTTCATTACCTGAGAGTGCAGGTCCAGTCCTGTGTGGTCCCCAAGAGTGACTCTCGTTTGTATTAtcataaatattttctgaaaatgtttttccttttgcagCAATTATATGATGGTTCTTCTATATTGGCGTAGATATGTTGATCCATTTCGTATATTACTGGATCCATTTGGTCTTATGGTGGTAATGATCCTCAGAGTCTTGGAGTGTGTGCCTCTTAGATTAAAAACTATTGTTCTGAGTTGAGCTCAGACAACTACGATACCTAGTTAACAGATGGCAGCACGACTGTTCACACATTTGATTCTCTTctcaacaggaaactgagggCTGGAGGGATGTATGACCACATGTAGTTTCTGTTGTACCAGTACTATAtgtattattactattactatacTGAATTAACAATCCACCACCACAGTTTTAATTAGTTGCCAATGGGTGGGCAGTGGACACTAGACcataacaaaaagaaataaagaataattACATGAGGTGCCCAGAAACATAAATCATGGATATGAATGCTAAATAGACTTTATGTCTTCTGGATGTGAAAGTagtttttctgttgtgtatCTAGTGGCCAAAGAAatgattaaatcaaatttaagtgtgacataaaaaaaaaacaagcaccaCTTGTGACAGCGTCCATTCAGAAACTGTACTGGAgctgttgtcatgacaacaacTGGGCAACTAAGAAGATTCTGCTATACGACTGAAATCTTCTTCACTGAATGGACATCATTTGAGATTGTCTTGTCAAATATATTAActgattttttactttttttatttttaagaatgAAGACTGAAGCTACAATTAGTTTCAGATGAAATGAAGCTCTGGCctaatttttctctttttggtcCTTTAACAGCCTAAAGCAGGTCACAAGACCACAGCTCATACCACAGCTGGTTGTGAATGTCAGTAcatcagagctcagagctgcCAGATATCAGCAGGTCTGTCTGTTTGATGTGAGCTTGACTATAAACAGACATTATGTCATGCATCATCCAACCGCTGATAGTGTGAGTTTATGatgagatatttaaaaaaattaatcaagCATGTTTGTTGATGCTTCcacagtgaaaagagagagatgtttcaAACTCATAATGACCTTCGTCtgataaaatatatgttttttttaatcaacacagTCTTTATTTGCAAATGCCTAAATGACAGACACAAATAATTCAAATCGCAGGTGGTGCTAAGACAACTATGATACCTAGTACTCAGAGGGCAGGGGTGGGTAAACTTTTCCAGAATGTCcaaaatattatgtttgtgATTTACTTGGTTTGTTGAATGTTATTGGGAAGCAATAGCTAACAGGTTACTTTGGTAAGAGAGGCACAAACATGTAACAACTAAAGCAAGCAGCTCTATGACCTGTTCCCGACCTTGAAACTCATTTTGCCCGTGCATGAAGTATTTTGGTGCCAAATGCAGGCACACAGGTGGGGGGAAGGGAGAAAACAGGTGGGAGGCTTATTCAGATGAAGCAAACACACCAAGCCTGCACCCGACGCAAGTTGAGAGGGGAGGCCTGCAGGCAGACTCCTCTCGTGCAAACCAAGctgttgtgtgttgctgttgctgttgctgagaATAGATGTTAAGCAGACATTAATGAAATGAAGATAAGATTTAAAGACATCTTCAGTAGTTCATGTTAAttctttaaatgtttcacaGAGTACTTACTGCTGCATTGCATTTTGCGATAAAATGTGACACCATGGAGAAgcacataaacattttttcccCAGAAGACATTTTGATAGATCACAGTGGGTAAAGCTTCTGTAAATAGTAGAACTAATAATGGCAGAATTCCACCTAGGCgcttcattttcatgtttgctCACTGTCACATTGTCATGGCTTACTGATACATCTGAATAGAGCAGAGCAATTGTTAGTGCTATTAATAATGCCTGTGTATTTCCTACTATTTAAGCTGCCATTTCTGCTGTGAATAAAGCATATTGAAGTCAGATCGTGTCTCTTTCATTTGTTCCTATATTTGTGACTGAGCAATCTTATTTTACTCCTTGCAAACCATGTGGAGTTATTTCTTATGAAATGGCAGTTCCTTGTTGACAGACTTCAAATTCCAAAGTTCAAAACCGGAATCCATCAAATTGATTTATTGGTCGATGGAAAGTTCTCACTGTGCAACGCAGTCTGTTCACCAGATACTGGATTTATGTGTGACACCCTGGACTACATTCAATTTAAGTAGCAGTGAGAAGCAATGACAAGTGGAAACCACCATATAGTTGAGGTAGGGCTAACTTTAATACAACTAAAACACTTAGTTAAGTTTGGGAGGGATCATGGTTGCAGTTCAGTTAAGACACTGCAGCATTATGCAGCTTAGTTTGGTTTTGTGGCTCTGTTCATGTGAGATACACAATAATTaatgaacatgaaaacattttaaatgttcaaaattCATGTACAACCAAAAGTTAAtacaggaggaggctgaggtgtGGAGGGAGttacatttctgaaaacagTCTCCTACAGCGTAGCAACAGGGATtcacagctcagtgttgttGTATGCAGAGCAAATGAGTGCCAGCTGTTTATATGGACTGCCTATTGAGGGAGATAGGCATGGGACACACAGCTTGATGGGTGGATGGAACATGAGACTATAAAATTACTTCTGTGCCCATCCCAACTATTGCTGgctcagtgttttttaaaggtCAACATTACAGCACACTACTTCCTCCACTGGCACTGGATACTGACACTGGGTGTCAACTGTGATTTGCAGAATCATCTAATATGAACTTGATTCCAAGGAATAATGGGCTCTACATCCAGATTTCCCTGAGTGTAAAGGGTGTAGATCATGGTGATGTCAAAGGGTCAGAGTAAACCCACCACAATAATACGTATTCATCATTTAAAACACTGGACCATGTCAGCAGACAGTGTGTATTCATTAATTCAAAATCGTCCACACAATTGATATTACATAGCTCTTTATTTCTGCACagttttcatcttttcctgGAACGCAGATTGGCTTAGAGGGGGCTCAGTAGCTGAAAcccaaaagcaaaaaataacttttaaaaacatggtACACCAAGCAACATTCATGTCATGTACAAATCAATTTTCAACCCAAGgacaaatcaaataaacaggGTTTCTGTTTTAAAGTCATTCAGATTTTACTTCAAATTACACACCTGACAATTCACCCTTCAGATCTACAGTATTATCTCATTTTCAAGGGAGTCTCAACATCTTGTTACGTTCAGAGAGTTTGATGAGTTAATAatacacaacattaacaca
The sequence above is a segment of the Lates calcarifer isolate ASB-BC8 unplaced genomic scaffold, TLL_Latcal_v3 _unitig_5717_quiver_1501, whole genome shotgun sequence genome. Coding sequences within it:
- the LOC108875798 gene encoding C-type lectin domain family 4 member M produces the protein MDQHIYGNVEEPSYNRRKRKTFSENIYENENKSHAQGPHRTGPALSVSGADDIKKSSCRAAAVFLGLLCLLLLAGLITLVFLYTRGRSEWEKEMVQIQTDYSNLTRERNELNNSYNNLTEKLEQLQTSYNILTRERNELKNSYNILAEEQDQLQKRFEEMNNERKDFQRMIQDKRHCGCWRSFGSKYYYISSEQKTWEESTEDCRQKGTDLVIINSEEEQRFLIALNKRVWIGLTDQEEEGVWKWVDGSALSTRYWLPSQPDNYGEEDCAEIPVDDHDPLLKWNDIPCSQNNFWVCETVDV
- the LOC108875796 gene encoding C-type lectin domain family 4 member M-like — translated: MVQIQTDYSNLTRERNELNNSYNILAEEQDQLQKRFEEMNNERKDFQRMIQDKCHCGCWRSFGSKYYYISSEQKTWEESTEDCRQKGTDLVIINSEEEQQFLIDLNKRVWIGLTDQEKEGVWKWVDGTALSTRNWLPSQPDNYREEDCAEMKVNVHRSFLKWNDIPCSQNNYWVCETVDV